The Devosia sp. YIM 151766 genome includes a region encoding these proteins:
- a CDS encoding ATP-binding cassette domain-containing protein, whose translation MTLLEVKNLKVDFDTQDGVVHAVRDLSYTLDKGKTLAIVGESGSGKTQGAFAILGLLPGNGRASGSVMFDGKDILNLPRKQMNSYRAERIGIIFQDPMTSLNPYLRISRQMTEVLEYHRGMSRKAALAESVRLLDAVRISDARNRVHMYPHEFSGGMRQRVMIAMALLCSPELLIADEPTTALDVTVQAEIIDLLVDLQEDFGAAIILITHDLGIVAGTCEDTLVMFDGKVMEYRKTADLFERPEHPYTKGLLAAVPRLDKPVERLSTISYEFMAGVREV comes from the coding sequence ATGACTTTGCTCGAAGTAAAAAACCTCAAGGTGGATTTCGACACCCAGGATGGCGTGGTCCATGCGGTGCGGGACCTGTCCTATACGCTCGACAAGGGCAAGACGCTGGCCATTGTGGGCGAAAGCGGCTCGGGCAAGACCCAGGGCGCCTTCGCCATTCTCGGCCTGCTGCCGGGCAATGGCCGCGCCTCGGGTTCAGTCATGTTCGACGGCAAGGACATCCTCAACCTGCCGCGCAAGCAGATGAATAGCTATCGCGCCGAGCGCATCGGCATCATCTTCCAGGACCCGATGACCTCGCTCAATCCCTATCTGCGCATTTCGCGGCAGATGACGGAAGTGCTCGAATATCACCGGGGCATGAGCCGCAAGGCGGCTTTGGCCGAAAGCGTGCGCCTGCTCGACGCGGTGCGCATCAGCGACGCCAGGAACCGGGTCCATATGTATCCGCATGAATTTTCCGGCGGCATGCGGCAGCGGGTGATGATCGCCATGGCGCTGTTGTGCAGCCCCGAACTGCTGATCGCCGACGAGCCGACCACGGCGCTGGACGTGACCGTGCAGGCCGAGATCATCGACCTCCTGGTCGACCTGCAGGAGGATTTCGGCGCCGCCATCATCCTGATCACCCACGATCTCGGCATTGTCGCGGGCACCTGCGAGGACACGCTGGTAATGTTCGACGGCAAGGTGATGGAATATCGCAAGACCGCCGACCTGTTCGAGCGGCCCGAGCATCCCTATACAAAGGGCCTGCTGGCGGCGGTGCCGCGTCTGGACAAGCCGGTCGAGCGGCTATCGACGATTTCCTATGAATTCATGGCCGGAGTGCGCGAGGTATGA
- the dxs gene encoding 1-deoxy-D-xylulose-5-phosphate synthase, with the protein MADRPHTPLLDTIGTPAELRALPREDLRQLADELRAEMIDAVSVTGGHLGAGLGVVELTVALHAIFDTPHDRIIWDVGHQAYPHKILTGRRDRIRTLRQKDGLSGFTRRAESEYDPFGAGHSSTSISAGLGMAVASQHLETPRNVIAVIGDGAMSAGMAYEAMNNAGAMDARLIVILNDNDMSIAPPTGALRTYLAHLVSGPVYRGTREAAKNIVHKLPPFLHEPARKTEEFARSFFTGGTLFEELGFYYVGPIDGHNLDDLLSILENVRDFGTGPILVHTVTKKGKGYEPAENSADKYHGVSKFNVITGAQAKAPSNAPSYTSVFASSLIQEAEADPRVVAITAAMPSGTGLDKFAELFPSRIYDTGIAEQHAVTFAAGLASEGMKPFCAIYSTFLQRAYDQVVHDVAIQGLPVRFAIDRAGYVGADGPTHAGNYDNAYLGAVPGIVQMAAADEAELRHMVATAAAYDDGPISFRYPRGEGMGVDMPARGQVLPIGKGRMVRQGSTIALLSYGTRLEEVLAAADKLAALGLNPSVADARFLKPLDEELIAQLAQSHDVLISIEEGGLGGFGSHAATFLAANGLLDGKLRFRPLMIPDSFVEHSSQADMYAAAGLDRAGIVQTALSTLGYDQAAMNAALAKV; encoded by the coding sequence TTGGCCGACAGACCCCATACGCCATTGCTCGATACCATCGGAACACCCGCCGAGCTGCGCGCTTTGCCGCGCGAGGACCTGCGGCAGCTCGCCGATGAATTGCGCGCTGAAATGATCGACGCCGTTTCGGTCACCGGCGGCCATCTGGGCGCGGGACTGGGCGTGGTGGAACTGACCGTGGCCCTGCATGCCATCTTCGACACGCCGCATGACCGCATCATCTGGGATGTCGGCCACCAGGCCTATCCGCACAAGATCCTGACCGGCCGCCGCGACCGCATCCGCACGCTGCGCCAGAAGGATGGATTGTCCGGCTTCACCCGCCGCGCCGAGAGCGAATACGACCCCTTCGGCGCCGGCCATTCCTCGACCTCGATTTCCGCCGGGCTCGGCATGGCGGTGGCCAGCCAGCACCTGGAAACGCCGCGCAATGTCATCGCGGTGATCGGCGACGGCGCCATGTCCGCCGGCATGGCCTATGAGGCGATGAACAATGCCGGCGCCATGGATGCGCGGCTGATCGTCATCCTCAACGACAACGACATGTCCATCGCCCCGCCCACCGGGGCGCTGCGCACCTATCTGGCCCATCTGGTCTCCGGGCCGGTCTATCGCGGCACCCGCGAGGCGGCCAAGAACATCGTCCACAAACTGCCGCCCTTCCTGCACGAGCCGGCGCGCAAGACCGAGGAATTCGCCCGCTCCTTCTTCACCGGCGGCACCCTGTTCGAGGAACTGGGCTTCTATTATGTCGGCCCCATCGACGGCCACAATCTCGACGATCTGCTCTCCATCCTCGAAAATGTCCGCGATTTCGGCACCGGCCCCATCCTCGTCCATACGGTGACCAAGAAGGGCAAGGGCTACGAGCCGGCGGAAAATTCCGCCGACAAATATCACGGCGTATCCAAGTTCAACGTCATTACCGGCGCCCAGGCCAAGGCACCGTCCAATGCGCCGTCCTATACCTCGGTCTTCGCCTCCTCGCTGATCCAGGAAGCCGAGGCCGATCCGCGCGTCGTCGCCATCACCGCCGCAATGCCCTCGGGCACCGGGCTCGACAAATTCGCCGAGCTCTTCCCCAGCCGTATCTACGATACCGGCATTGCCGAGCAGCATGCGGTGACCTTTGCCGCCGGCCTGGCCAGCGAGGGCATGAAGCCGTTCTGCGCCATCTATTCGACCTTCCTGCAGCGCGCCTATGACCAGGTGGTGCATGACGTGGCCATTCAGGGCCTGCCGGTGCGCTTCGCCATCGACCGCGCCGGCTATGTCGGCGCCGACGGCCCCACCCATGCCGGCAATTACGACAATGCCTATCTCGGCGCCGTGCCCGGTATCGTGCAGATGGCCGCCGCCGACGAGGCGGAACTGCGCCATATGGTGGCGACGGCAGCGGCTTACGATGATGGCCCCATCAGCTTCCGCTATCCGCGCGGCGAGGGCATGGGCGTCGATATGCCGGCGCGCGGCCAGGTCCTGCCCATCGGCAAGGGCCGCATGGTCCGGCAGGGCTCGACCATTGCGCTTCTGTCCTATGGCACCCGCCTCGAGGAAGTCCTTGCCGCCGCCGACAAGCTGGCGGCTTTGGGGCTCAATCCGAGTGTGGCCGATGCGCGCTTCCTCAAGCCGCTCGATGAGGAATTGATCGCCCAGCTGGCACAGAGCCATGACGTGCTGATTTCCATCGAAGAAGGCGGATTGGGCGGCTTCGGCAGCCATGCGGCGACCTTCCTCGCCGCCAATGGCCTGCTCGACGGCAAGCTGCGCTTCCGCCCGCTGATGATCCCCGACAGCTTTGTTGAACATTCGAGCCAGGCCGACATGTATGCGGCCGCCGGCCTCGACCGCGCCGGGATCGTGCAAACGGCATTGAGCACACTGGGCTATGATCAGGCGGCCATGAACGCCGCCCTGGCCAAGGTTTAG
- a CDS encoding DUF2312 domain-containing protein → MAVEDSVAQDQLRAFIERIERMEEEKAAIAADIKEIYAEAKGTGFDTKVLRKIVSIRKQDANERMEQEALLELYMSALGMVEAPPEH, encoded by the coding sequence ATGGCCGTTGAGGACAGCGTCGCGCAGGATCAGCTCCGCGCTTTCATCGAGCGCATCGAGCGGATGGAAGAAGAAAAGGCGGCGATCGCCGCCGATATCAAGGAAATCTATGCCGAGGCCAAGGGCACCGGCTTCGACACCAAGGTGTTGCGCAAGATCGTCTCGATCCGCAAGCAGGATGCCAATGAGCGCATGGAGCAGGAAGCGCTGCTGGAGCTCTACATGTCGGCCCTCGGCATGGTGGAAGCGCCGCCGGAACACTGA
- a CDS encoding ATP-binding cassette domain-containing protein, translating to MSEREPMLKIRDLSVDFAVRGKGGLFAGRELFRAVNNVSFDLYEGETLGIVGESGSGKSTLSRAIIRLVQASSGESVWLGRDIQKMSASDLLALRKDIQMVFQDPLASLNPRMTAGAIIAEPLLTHFPKLGKVERMGRVIEMMEKVGLSPSMINRYPHAFSGGQCQRIGIARALITRPKLVICDEAVSALDVSIRAQVINLLMDLQKEMGISMLFISHDIAVVRHIAQRVLVMYLGEVVELGEAEQVVMHPQHDYTKKLIAAVPVPDPRVEMERREQRRRMRREAAAA from the coding sequence ATGAGCGAGCGGGAACCCATGCTCAAGATCCGGGACCTTTCGGTGGATTTTGCCGTGCGCGGCAAGGGCGGGCTCTTTGCCGGGCGGGAGCTGTTCCGGGCGGTCAACAATGTCTCCTTCGACCTCTATGAGGGCGAGACATTGGGCATTGTGGGGGAGAGCGGCTCGGGCAAGTCGACGCTGTCGCGCGCCATTATCCGCCTGGTGCAGGCGTCGTCCGGCGAGTCGGTGTGGTTGGGGCGCGACATCCAGAAAATGTCCGCCAGCGACCTGCTGGCCCTGCGCAAGGACATCCAGATGGTGTTCCAGGACCCGCTGGCCTCGCTCAATCCGCGCATGACGGCCGGGGCGATCATCGCCGAGCCGCTGCTGACTCATTTCCCCAAGCTCGGCAAGGTCGAGCGCATGGGCCGCGTGATCGAGATGATGGAAAAGGTCGGCCTGTCGCCGAGCATGATCAACCGCTATCCGCACGCCTTTTCCGGCGGTCAGTGCCAGCGTATCGGCATTGCCCGGGCGCTGATCACCCGGCCCAAACTGGTCATCTGCGACGAGGCGGTTTCGGCGCTCGACGTGTCGATCCGGGCGCAGGTCATCAATCTGCTGATGGACCTGCAGAAGGAGATGGGCATTTCGATGCTGTTCATCTCGCACGACATCGCCGTGGTGCGGCACATCGCGCAGCGCGTCCTGGTGATGTATCTTGGCGAGGTGGTCGAACTGGGCGAGGCCGAGCAGGTGGTGATGCACCCCCAGCACGATTATACCAAAAAACTCATCGCCGCCGTGCCGGTGCCCGATCCCCGGGTCGAGATGGAGCGCCGCGAACAGCGCCGCCGGATGCGGCGCGAGGCTGCTGCCGCCTGA
- a CDS encoding DUF882 domain-containing protein gives MGLVAFLAAAPAQAATERALYLHYTHTKETARIVFKRNGQYVQSGLNELNQFLRDWRRNEPAKMDPRLFDLVWEVYQEVGGSQPINVVSAYRSPATNAMLAKNSSGVADDSQHMRGTAMDFFIPGVPLTKLRAVAMKKQVGGVGYYPTSGSPFVHLDTGSVRAWPRMTRAQLKEIFPDGRTMHLPTDGKPLSQEGYQVALAEWKRCHAYPCNGSSSGTQVASSGGSGRTLMDVLFGGGGDSQPAASPAPQVQTASLTPQPSGIAPVMPVARPADLGAGVPAATEAAAIADEPLLPFSTAGSAPLTPDELGHVQLASLALPVAMPDDLRSQRASALPSGDAVTALAALTAPAMPTPRLLMTEPPAEILTAYLPAQAPDAGAQRTLEAIITGATAPAAIAAGLRLPGLPAPLDATPDQPANAMDGLFDRTFDATGAAGPDALADALARHVASQSAESGMRRPDLIAPDLDHVADIFTAPVSLTSSHFAVIFDHDEADFDPTPEMGRYVLVKGVSDAGPGQMRAQFPISVMTN, from the coding sequence ATGGGCCTGGTCGCATTTCTGGCCGCCGCGCCGGCCCAGGCGGCGACCGAGCGCGCGCTTTACCTCCATTATACCCACACCAAGGAAACCGCCCGCATCGTCTTCAAGCGCAATGGGCAATATGTGCAATCCGGCCTCAATGAGCTGAACCAGTTCCTGCGCGACTGGCGCCGCAACGAGCCTGCCAAGATGGACCCGCGCCTGTTCGACCTGGTCTGGGAAGTCTATCAGGAAGTCGGCGGCAGCCAGCCGATCAATGTCGTCTCGGCCTATCGTTCGCCGGCCACCAACGCCATGCTGGCCAAGAACTCCTCCGGCGTCGCCGACGATTCCCAGCATATGCGCGGCACCGCCATGGATTTCTTCATCCCCGGCGTACCGCTGACCAAATTGCGCGCCGTGGCCATGAAGAAACAGGTCGGCGGCGTCGGCTATTACCCGACCTCGGGCAGCCCCTTCGTGCATCTGGATACCGGCTCGGTGCGCGCCTGGCCGCGCATGACCCGCGCCCAGCTCAAGGAGATTTTCCCCGACGGGCGGACCATGCACCTGCCCACCGACGGCAAGCCGCTGTCCCAGGAGGGTTATCAGGTCGCCCTCGCCGAATGGAAGCGCTGCCATGCCTATCCCTGCAATGGCTCGAGCTCGGGCACCCAGGTGGCCAGTTCCGGCGGCTCCGGCCGCACGCTCATGGACGTATTGTTCGGTGGCGGCGGCGACAGCCAGCCCGCCGCCTCGCCTGCCCCGCAGGTGCAGACCGCTTCCCTGACGCCGCAACCTAGCGGCATCGCCCCGGTCATGCCGGTGGCTCGCCCGGCCGATCTCGGGGCCGGCGTCCCGGCCGCGACCGAGGCGGCGGCCATTGCCGACGAGCCGCTCTTGCCCTTTTCCACTGCCGGCAGCGCCCCGCTGACGCCGGACGAACTGGGCCATGTGCAATTGGCCAGCCTGGCCCTGCCGGTCGCTATGCCGGACGATTTGCGCAGCCAGCGCGCCTCCGCCCTGCCTTCCGGCGACGCCGTCACCGCCCTGGCCGCTCTGACCGCACCGGCCATGCCGACGCCCCGCCTGCTCATGACCGAGCCGCCCGCCGAGATCCTCACCGCCTATCTGCCGGCCCAGGCGCCCGATGCCGGGGCGCAGCGCACGCTCGAAGCCATCATTACCGGCGCCACCGCGCCCGCCGCCATCGCCGCCGGACTGCGTCTGCCCGGCCTGCCGGCGCCGCTCGACGCTACTCCCGATCAACCGGCGAACGCCATGGACGGGCTTTTCGACCGCACCTTCGACGCAACCGGCGCGGCCGGCCCCGATGCGCTTGCCGACGCCCTGGCCCGGCATGTCGCCAGCCAGTCAGCGGAGAGCGGGATGCGCCGCCCCGACCTGATCGCCCCCGACCTCGACCATGTGGCCGACATCTTCACCGCGCCGGTCTCGCTTACCTCCAGCCACTTCGCCGTGATCTTCGACCACGACGAAGCCGATTTCGACCCGACGCCGGAAATGGGCCGCTATGTGCTGGTCAAGGGTGTGAGCGATGCCGGTCCCGGTCAGATGCGGGCGCAGTTCCCGATTTCGGTCATGACCAATTGA
- a CDS encoding DUF1036 domain-containing protein, whose translation MISGFFVHRIRLVPPLLAAAFAGLLASTVPAHAELRICNQTANLISVALGYRAERGWMSEGWWQTPPGDCRVLFQGELQSRFYYLHAVDDIGGGAWAGDIFMCSRDETFTIFGVEDCLARGYERTGFFEIDTQNRTDWTLQLTERAGVPSVVGPDLEEDLEDPAFLVDPDALPTPDDMDTQ comes from the coding sequence ATGATTTCCGGCTTCTTCGTGCACCGCATCCGTCTTGTTCCGCCCCTGCTGGCTGCCGCCTTTGCCGGCCTCCTGGCCAGCACGGTGCCGGCGCATGCCGAATTGCGCATCTGCAACCAGACCGCCAACCTCATTTCCGTGGCTTTGGGCTATCGCGCCGAGCGCGGCTGGATGAGCGAGGGCTGGTGGCAGACCCCGCCCGGCGATTGCCGCGTGCTGTTTCAGGGCGAGCTGCAAAGCCGCTTCTATTATCTGCACGCGGTGGACGATATCGGCGGCGGTGCCTGGGCCGGAGACATCTTCATGTGCTCCCGTGACGAAACCTTCACAATATTCGGGGTTGAGGATTGCCTCGCGCGGGGCTATGAGCGCACCGGGTTCTTTGAAATCGATACACAGAACCGGACCGACTGGACCTTGCAGCTGACCGAACGCGCCGGCGTTCCGAGCGTCGTCGGACCGGATCTGGAAGAAGACCTCGAAGACCCGGCCTTTCTGGTCGACCCCGACGCCCTCCCAACGCCAGACGATATGGATACGCAATGA
- a CDS encoding ABC transporter permease subunit, whose product MPGITGKDQVLTAYADKLANLDAPKGRSLTDDAIRRLFANKAALVSMFILAAIVLIAFLGPYFLPWGYSQVDWSAIRKPPDFDKLHYLGTDQNGRDLLARLLQGTQMSLIVAAVATLVSVIIGIVYGAVSGYFGGRVDAIMMRFVDIMYALPYILFVIILVVIFGRSPVLLFVGIGALEWLTMARIVRGQTLSLKEKEFIEAARAGGVKPFTIIMRHIVPNLTGPVVIYATLTIPEIIIVESFLSYLGLGIQEPQTSLGTLISEGAQVTEVMPWLLMAPAVVLVALLLCLTYVGDGLRDALDPKDR is encoded by the coding sequence ATGCCCGGGATCACAGGAAAAGACCAGGTCCTGACGGCCTATGCCGACAAGCTGGCCAATCTGGACGCCCCCAAGGGGCGCTCGCTGACCGACGACGCCATCCGCCGGCTCTTCGCCAACAAGGCGGCGCTGGTCTCGATGTTCATCCTCGCCGCCATCGTGCTCATCGCCTTTCTCGGCCCCTATTTCCTGCCCTGGGGCTATTCGCAGGTCGATTGGTCGGCGATCCGCAAGCCGCCCGATTTCGACAAGCTGCATTATCTGGGCACCGACCAGAACGGGCGCGATCTCCTGGCGCGGCTGCTCCAGGGCACGCAGATGAGCCTGATCGTGGCCGCCGTCGCCACGTTGGTATCGGTGATCATCGGCATCGTCTATGGCGCGGTATCGGGCTATTTCGGCGGCCGGGTCGACGCGATCATGATGCGCTTCGTCGATATCATGTACGCGCTGCCCTATATCCTGTTCGTCATCATCCTGGTGGTGATCTTCGGCCGCAGCCCGGTGCTGCTGTTCGTCGGCATCGGGGCGCTGGAATGGCTGACCATGGCGCGCATCGTGCGCGGGCAGACGCTGTCGCTCAAGGAGAAGGAATTCATCGAGGCGGCGCGCGCCGGCGGGGTGAAGCCCTTCACCATCATCATGCGCCATATCGTGCCTAACCTGACCGGACCGGTGGTGATCTATGCGACGCTGACCATTCCCGAAATCATCATCGTGGAAAGCTTCCTGTCCTATCTCGGCCTCGGCATCCAGGAGCCGCAGACCTCGCTGGGGACGCTGATCTCGGAGGGGGCGCAGGTGACCGAGGTGATGCCCTGGCTGCTGATGGCGCCTGCAGTGGTGCTGGTGGCGCTGCTCTTGTGCCTCACCTATGTCGGCGACGGGCTGCGCGACGCGCTCGACCCCAAGGACCGATAG
- a CDS encoding response regulator, producing the protein MAIETITKQGVLIIDPQPNMAMLVATMLRSLGRRDIREANDAGQAMLELRRRIFDVIVLDDGIAGSDAVDLVRRIRGDHNCQNRLVPIIMMAAAPDAARIAAARDAGVTEFLRKPFAANHLKSRLDHIEANPRGFVDAGSYAGPDRRRRKLDIGAADRRGR; encoded by the coding sequence ATGGCCATAGAAACCATTACCAAGCAGGGCGTTCTCATCATCGATCCGCAGCCCAATATGGCCATGCTGGTCGCCACCATGCTGCGTTCTCTCGGCCGGCGCGACATCCGCGAGGCCAATGATGCCGGCCAGGCCATGCTCGAACTGCGCCGGCGCATTTTCGATGTCATCGTGCTCGATGACGGCATTGCCGGTTCCGACGCCGTCGACCTGGTGCGGCGCATCCGCGGCGACCATAATTGCCAGAATCGGCTGGTGCCGATCATCATGATGGCCGCCGCGCCCGATGCCGCCCGCATCGCCGCCGCCCGCGATGCCGGCGTCACCGAATTCCTGCGCAAGCCCTTCGCCGCCAATCACCTGAAATCGCGGCTCGACCATATCGAAGCCAATCCGCGCGGCTTCGTCGACGCCGGCTCCTATGCCGGTCCCGACCGCCGCCGCCGCAAGCTCGATATCGGCGCAGCGGACCGGCGCGGCCGATAA
- the pyk gene encoding pyruvate kinase, which translates to MRRIRRAKILATLGPASHEENMIEELVKAGADVFRINMSHASHEVLHQTVARIRRVEERLKRPIGILADLQGPKLRVWQFAEGSVNLVAGQKFSLDSNADEPGNTERVYLPHPEIIENVSVGDRLLLDDGKLQLKATKVGGGVIETEVVYGGKLSDKKGVSLPDTLLPTGALTDKDHADLLEALKAEVDWVALSFVQRPEDIIDVRKIVQGRAGVMAKIEKPQAIERLEEIVKLSDAIMVARGDLGVELPLETVPGLQKRMIRMCRRYGKPVVVATQMLESMITAPVPTRAEVSDVSSAVFEGADAVMLSAESASGQYPVEAVATMNKVAVAVESDANYRNIIRAAQTEPEATAADAISAATRQVAETLDLAAIVTYTASGSTGIRAARERPIKPIIALSPNLRTIRRLSVVWGIHCVQTEDAVNLEDMVDRACVIAYQEGFARPGDRIAITAGVPLGTPGATNMLRIAFVRQDGAGSS; encoded by the coding sequence ATGAGACGGATCAGACGCGCGAAGATCCTCGCCACCCTCGGGCCCGCCAGCCACGAGGAGAATATGATCGAGGAATTGGTCAAGGCCGGCGCGGACGTCTTCCGCATCAATATGAGCCATGCCAGCCATGAAGTGCTGCACCAGACCGTGGCCCGCATCCGCCGCGTCGAGGAGCGCCTCAAGCGCCCGATCGGCATTCTCGCCGATCTGCAGGGGCCCAAGCTGCGCGTGTGGCAATTCGCCGAAGGGTCCGTCAATCTCGTCGCCGGGCAGAAATTCAGCCTCGACAGCAATGCCGACGAGCCCGGCAATACCGAGCGGGTCTACCTGCCGCATCCCGAAATCATCGAGAATGTCTCGGTCGGCGACCGCCTGCTGCTCGACGACGGCAAGCTCCAGCTCAAGGCCACCAAGGTCGGCGGCGGCGTCATCGAAACCGAAGTCGTCTATGGCGGCAAGCTTTCCGACAAGAAGGGCGTTTCCCTGCCCGATACGCTCCTGCCCACCGGCGCGTTGACCGACAAGGACCATGCCGACCTGCTCGAAGCGCTCAAGGCCGAAGTGGACTGGGTCGCCCTCTCCTTCGTGCAGCGCCCCGAGGACATCATCGATGTCCGCAAGATCGTGCAGGGCCGCGCCGGCGTCATGGCCAAGATCGAAAAGCCGCAGGCCATCGAGCGGCTGGAAGAGATCGTCAAGCTCTCCGACGCCATCATGGTCGCCCGCGGCGATCTGGGCGTCGAATTGCCGCTCGAAACCGTTCCGGGCCTGCAAAAGCGCATGATCCGCATGTGCCGCCGCTACGGCAAGCCGGTGGTCGTGGCCACGCAGATGCTCGAATCCATGATCACCGCGCCGGTGCCGACCCGCGCCGAGGTCTCCGACGTCTCCAGCGCCGTCTTCGAGGGGGCCGACGCGGTCATGCTCTCGGCCGAAAGCGCCTCCGGCCAATATCCGGTCGAGGCCGTCGCCACCATGAACAAGGTGGCCGTGGCCGTCGAAAGCGACGCCAATTACCGCAACATCATCCGCGCCGCCCAGACCGAACCGGAGGCCACCGCCGCCGACGCCATTTCGGCGGCAACGCGCCAGGTGGCTGAAACGCTCGACCTGGCCGCCATCGTCACCTATACCGCCTCCGGCTCCACCGGCATCCGCGCCGCGCGCGAGCGGCCGATCAAGCCGATCATCGCCCTGTCGCCCAATCTGCGTACCATCCGCCGCCTCTCGGTGGTCTGGGGCATCCATTGCGTGCAGACCGAGGACGCGGTGAACCTGGAAGACATGGTCGACCGCGCCTGCGTCATCGCCTACCAGGAGGGCTTCGCCCGCCCCGGCGACCGCATCGCCATCACCGCCGGCGTGCCCCTGGGCACCCCCGGCGCCACCAATATGCTGCGTATCGCCTTCGTCCGCCAGGACGGCGCCGGATCGAGCTGA
- a CDS encoding class I SAM-dependent methyltransferase gives MPITQDLSATRSFGASVDFGRTASDYRAFRAGFPPDFFDLLAKRGWALPGQSALDLGTGTGTIARGLAAMGLLVTGVDPAEALLAEAKSMDRELGLGVQYRIGTAEDLSEANDSVELVTAGQCWHWFDRARAASEAMRVLTPGGRVIIAHFDWLPLAGNVVEATEELILSYNPAWTMAGGSGIYPAWLRDLAEVSFHELETASFDLPVIYGHEAWRGRIRASAGIKASLETEAIERFDESLAKLLRKRFPSDPLSVPHRVWIATGIKPSDRFPA, from the coding sequence ATGCCGATCACCCAGGACCTATCGGCCACACGCTCCTTTGGAGCCAGTGTTGATTTTGGCCGCACCGCCTCCGACTATCGCGCCTTCCGGGCCGGTTTCCCGCCGGACTTCTTCGATCTCCTGGCGAAACGAGGTTGGGCGCTGCCCGGCCAAAGCGCGCTCGATCTCGGCACGGGAACCGGGACAATTGCCCGTGGCCTGGCAGCGATGGGCCTTTTAGTGACAGGTGTCGACCCGGCCGAAGCGCTTCTAGCTGAAGCGAAATCGATGGATCGGGAACTGGGCCTTGGTGTGCAATACCGCATTGGCACGGCCGAAGACCTGTCTGAAGCGAATGACAGCGTCGAGCTGGTGACCGCCGGGCAATGCTGGCATTGGTTTGACAGAGCACGAGCTGCATCTGAGGCGATGCGGGTCCTGACTCCCGGCGGGCGCGTGATCATCGCTCATTTCGACTGGCTTCCGCTTGCTGGCAACGTGGTGGAGGCGACCGAGGAGCTGATCCTTTCCTACAATCCCGCCTGGACGATGGCCGGAGGCAGCGGCATCTATCCCGCCTGGCTGCGTGACCTGGCCGAGGTGTCGTTCCATGAACTGGAGACGGCCTCGTTTGATCTGCCGGTTATTTATGGCCATGAAGCGTGGCGCGGTCGCATCCGAGCCAGTGCCGGCATCAAGGCCAGCTTGGAAACCGAGGCGATCGAGCGCTTCGACGAGAGCCTGGCGAAATTGCTGCGCAAGCGGTTCCCCAGTGACCCGCTCTCAGTTCCGCATCGCGTCTGGATCGCGACTGGCATCAAGCCGAGTGACCGCTTTCCAGCTTGA
- the ykgO gene encoding type B 50S ribosomal protein L36, with product MKVRNSLKALMTRHRANKLVRRRGRVYIINKVDKRFKARQG from the coding sequence ATGAAAGTCCGCAACTCGCTGAAGGCGTTGATGACTCGCCACCGCGCGAACAAGCTCGTCCGCCGCCGTGGCCGGGTCTACATCATCAACAAGGTCGACAAGCGCTTCAAGGCCCGCCAGGGCTGA